The genomic interval TGGTAGTTTTTGTACCTCTTGAAGTAATTCTACCATCACACTTGGATCAGTTGTCATTTCTTGAGCTTGTGATGCCATAGGACTTGCTGAAGATGCTGTACTTGGATCTAAACCAAAAAAGGTAGTTAGTACTACTAACAAAACCCCTCCCACTATCACCCATATGGTGAATTGCGTTATTCCTGCTAGTGTAGTTCCTAATATTTTACCTAACATTAATTGAAAAGGCTTTACAGAAGAGATGATCACCTCAATTATACGATTAGTTTTTTCCTCTATCACAGACCTCATAACCATATTTCCATAGATGATAATAAACATCATAAGAAGATAGCCTGCTCCACCTCCAAATCCTGCTTTCACCCAATTACTCATCTTAGAGCTCTTTTCTCCTGAGAAGTTTTCTATATTAAGATCGACAGAGGTTTTTGCACTTTTTAGTACCTCAAGGTCAATCCCCTGAGCTATGAGATTCTGGTCTTCTAATCTTTTTTCTATTTTTTTCTCTATGTCTCCTATAAAGCTAAAAGATGGTGTATCATCACCGTAGAAAATGACAGGTTTTTCAGCCGTTCTAGGATTTTGATGAATGTAAATAAGTCCATAATAAGAATCATTTTCTGCAATTTTTTTTGCAGCCTCTAACCCTTGGTCGCTCAAGTTTAAATAAGAAGTTTGATCGGTATCAGAAAATACAGCATCGAAAAGACCAGATTCATCGACAACTACAATAGTGCGTTTTTCCTCGCTATTGAGCTGAGTGAGGTATGAGATAAGCATTATCATACCCACTAAAATAATAGGACTTAAAAAAGTCATAATAAGAAATGACTTATTGCGCACTCTTGCAATATATTCACGCTTAATTATTAAAGAGAGTATACTCATTTGTTTTGATTGACAGTTTTAATAAATATATCGTTTACAGAAGGAATTACTTCTACAAAATGACTCACTTGTCCTAATTTCTTAAAGCTTGAAAGGAGTTCATTAGGAGATCCCTTATCGCCCATTTCAATACGTAATTTCTTTTCCTCTCCTAAAGTTTTAAAATGCGCAGGAGAGACCTTAAACTTATTAGAAATACTTTGTAAAGTGTCTTGATAAAGCATATCATCTTCTACTTGCACACCAATATCAAAAGTATTGTTTTGATATTGTCTTTTGATCGTATTAATCTCTCCGTCTAGTATTTTATTAGATTTATCTACTAAAGCAATATGATCGCAAAGTTCTTCTACAGACTCCATGCGATGAGTACTGAAGATTACAGTAGCTCCCTCATCTCTCAATTGCAAAATTTCATCTTTGATCAGTGTAGCATTAATTGGATCAAATCCACTAAATGGTTCGTCAAATATGAGTAATTTAGGTTGATGCATTACCGTAACAACAAATTGTATTTTTTGCGCTTGTCCTTTAGATAGCTCTTGTATTTTCTTTCCCCACCAATCTCCTATTTCGAGCTTTTCAAACCAATATTTTGCACGCTTTCTCGCCTCAGATTTATCAAGACCTTTGAGCTGAGCAAGATAAAGGACTTGCTCTCCAACTTTCATAGACTTGTATAATCCACGCTCTTCTGGCATGTATCCAATATCGCTTATATGATGTTGTTGTAAAGGGGCTCCGTCTAGAGTTACCATACCTCGATCAGGCATTGTAATTTGATTTATGATTCGTATTAGCGTTGTTTTTCCAGCGCCATTAGGTCCTAGAAGCCCGAAAATACTTCCTTTAGGTACTGAAATGGATACTCCGTTAAGTGCAGTAAAATCACCAAATTTCTTGACGATGTTCTCTGCTTTCAATAGTGCAGTCATAGTGGTTATTAATCAAGCTAAGATAGACATCTCAAAGGATGTAGGTATAAATGTTATATATATTTTAGGACTTTAAAACAATGCCACAGTTATGTTTCATTTTCTGATAACATTACAACATCGTTAAACAAAACATCCTAAATGCAAAACCCATCCTACGCAAAAGCTTAGGATGGGAAAAAAAATTGCTATGAAAAAGAAAAATAACGCTAAACATTGTTTAACGTTATTCAAATATAACTTTTTTTTATGAACCCTATTAGTAGAGTTCAATAAAATATTGTTTTAACAACTATGAAAACATATCTTTTACTTTTTCAAAAAATGACTTGTCACCAGTTTCTGGACTTGGAACAAAGTTTTCATCTGTAGACATTTTTTCAAAAAATTGCTTTTGTTCTTTATTGAGCGTTTTAGGAGTCCACACATTAACATGTACTAGTAAATCTCCTTTACCATAACCATTTATTGATGGAATTCCTTTTCCGCGTAAGCGTAAAATTTTACCACTCTGTACCCCTTCTTCGATTTTGATACGTACTTTTCCAGTAACAGTGTCTATCTCTTTTGAAGTACCTAATACAGCT from Dokdonia sp. Hel_I_53 carries:
- a CDS encoding ABC transporter permease, which gives rise to MSILSLIIKREYIARVRNKSFLIMTFLSPIILVGMIMLISYLTQLNSEEKRTIVVVDESGLFDAVFSDTDQTSYLNLSDQGLEAAKKIAENDSYYGLIYIHQNPRTAEKPVIFYGDDTPSFSFIGDIEKKIEKRLEDQNLIAQGIDLEVLKSAKTSVDLNIENFSGEKSSKMSNWVKAGFGGGAGYLLMMFIIIYGNMVMRSVIEEKTNRIIEVIISSVKPFQLMLGKILGTTLAGITQFTIWVIVGGVLLVVLTTFFGLDPSTASSASPMASQAQEMTTDPSVMVELLQEVQKLPLLQLVIGFFVYFIGGYFLYSSIYAAIGAAVDNETDTQQFMLPIIMPLMLAIYVGFFAVIDNPHGTVATVFSIIPLTSPIVMLMRIPFDVPGWQLALSVSLLVISFVGTVWLGAKIYRVGILMYGKKPTYKELFKWLKY
- a CDS encoding ABC transporter ATP-binding protein → MTALLKAENIVKKFGDFTALNGVSISVPKGSIFGLLGPNGAGKTTLIRIINQITMPDRGMVTLDGAPLQQHHISDIGYMPEERGLYKSMKVGEQVLYLAQLKGLDKSEARKRAKYWFEKLEIGDWWGKKIQELSKGQAQKIQFVVTVMHQPKLLIFDEPFSGFDPINATLIKDEILQLRDEGATVIFSTHRMESVEELCDHIALVDKSNKILDGEINTIKRQYQNNTFDIGVQVEDDMLYQDTLQSISNKFKVSPAHFKTLGEEKKLRIEMGDKGSPNELLSSFKKLGQVSHFVEVIPSVNDIFIKTVNQNK